The following is a genomic window from Geminicoccus roseus DSM 18922.
CAAGTCGAGGCCCTTTCGGGCGAGCACGAGGTACGCGTCTTCGATCATCGTCGCGATGCCGATTATGCGGCCATGGCCGACAGGCTCCTGGCAGAAAATCCCGGCCGGTTCGCCCTGGTCGGGCTGTCGATGGGGGGATATCTCGCCCAGGAAGTCGCGGTCCGGGCACCGGAGCGGCTCGAACGGCTGGCCCTGACCTGCACCCGTGCCGAGCCGGACAGCGCGGAGGGCCGCGCCCGGCGCATGGAGCTGGTCGAGGCGGCGGAAGCTGGCCGGTTCACGGAGATTGCCGCCGAACTCGGGCAGGGCTGGGTGGCCCAGGAGAACCGGACCTCGGCGCTCCTGGCGGTCCTGGCCGAGATGGCGGCGTGGGTCGGCCCCGAGGCGTTCCGCCGCCAGCAGACTGCGATCGCATCGCGGCGCGACATGCGCCCGCATCTGGCCGGCGTCGGCTGCCCGACCCTGGTGCTGTGCGGGCGGAGCGACACGTTGACGCCGCCCTCCGGCCATCTGGCCATGGCCGAGTCCATCCCGGGCGCCGACCTGGTGATCCTGGGCAGTTGCGGCCACCTGGCGCCGCTGGAGCGGCCGGCGGCGGTGACGGATGCGCTGCGCAGCTGGCTGGCCCGTTGAGCGGGCGCTCGGGTTCGTTCGTGCAAAAGCCGGGACCACTGTCGGGACCAGCTCAACCCCGGCCCAGGAAGAGCAGGCGGCGGCGCATCCCTGCGGCGATCGGGTCCAGGACCTCTGGCGGGAAGTCGGGTGGAAGCTCCCGGACGACGCGTTCGAGGGCGGGGCCCGCGGAGCCCGCCAGGTCGTCGAAGATCGCGTGCACCACCGACCGGCTGAGGCCGGCGCGGGCGGCCGCCTGCTCGAAGTGGCGCGGGACGATCTCGTCGACCGCATAGTGGCGGCGGTCGCCCACCGACATGGCGAGGCGCATCTGGCGCCGCTGGATCTGGCCGGCGTCGAGGCTGGGCTGGGCCGAGAGCACGTCGTAGAGCGGCGACAGGGTGAACCGGCCGCCGGCCCGCAGCGCCAGGCTGAAGTTCTTGGCGTGGCCATCGGTGGCGGCCAGCAGCCAGAACACCAGCGTGGCGCGCAGGAACACAGCCCGGTCGGCGCCCGGCTGGTCGCTGCCCTTCAGCAGGTCCAGGACCTCGGCCATCCCTGGTCCCCCGTCCGCCTGGTACTTGCGCGTGGGCGGGACCGACAGGGCCTGGCAGCAATCCTCCTGCGGAAGCCGGAGCAGCCGGCCGTCCCGGGTCCAGCGCCGGTCGAAGCGTTCCACCACCAGGGCGCGGGTGCCGGCAAAGGCCTGCATGGAGACCCGGGCGCTCGGCAGCCCCAGCGCCTCGGTCAGCCGCAGGCAGAGGAACTCGTTCTCGATGCTGTGGGAAAGGTCGATGCCGTTGGACAGCCGGCCGATCGCGGGCTTCAGGATATGGGTGGTAGCGGTGGCGCCGGCGGGCTTGCACCAGCGCCCGTCCAGGAAGGTGAGGGCGGTCTTCTCCTGGGCGCCGGCGATGGAGATCCGGAAGTCCAGGTCGCGGTCCAGGCCCAGCGGGGCCGCGGACAGGTCGTCCAGCAGCCGGGCGATCCCGGCTTCGTCCAGCGGACGCGCCTCGATGCCGCCGGCCGGGCCCGGCTCCACCCCTTCCTCCAGGAACTGCAGCGCACCGACGCAGTCATGGCCGATCGCCGCCAGCAGACTGTAGGCGTCGGCGCCCTCGGCTCCCATCCGCTCCGCGACGCGGCGACGGATCCGCTCGTCGTCCGGCAGCAGGTTCTCGAGCACCGCGCGGACCGGCGCGCCGTGGAAGCGCTCCTCGCGCAGCGGCATGGACAGCGAGACCGGGATGGCGTCGGGCAGCTCCAGCCAGCCGGGATTATAGACGAACGCGATCGCCCCGTCCGGCTCGCGGCGCAGCAGGCCGACCCGGCGGCCGTTCATCCAGACGCCCAGCCGCTGCGAGCGGCGGCGCCGGCCCATCAGAACATGTCCTCGATGTCCGATGCCTGGCTGCGGGGACGGACCGCCAGCTCCAGGTCGAGGGCGGCCAGCAGGTCCAGGATCGTGTCCAGCCGGGTGCCGGGTTCCCCGGCCTCGACAGACGAGACCGTCGCCTGGCGCAGGCCGCTCGCCGCCGCCAGGGCGCTCTGGGTCAGCTTCAGGCGGCGCCGCTGGGCGCGCAGGATGGCTCCCAGCTGGTCGGGACGGCGGGCTATCCGGTCCATGCTCCCTCCGGCGCGGCATGATACGCTGCGGCGGATAACAAGCTAAGATACGCCAAGCCGTATAATCAAGAAAAATACGCTTTGACGTATAGGTTACACGTCCAGCTCGGCGACGCTGGCGGCATTGGCCTGGATGAACGCCAGCCGCAGCTCGGGCTTGCGCCCCATCAGCTCCTCGACCAGCTGGCCGGTGGTCTTGCCCTCCAGGTCCTCCAGGCGGACCTGCAGCATCCGGCGCCGGGACGGATCCATGGTGGTTTCCTTGAGCTGGCTCGGGTTCATCTCGCCCAGGCCCTTGAACCGGCCGATGTCCACGTTCTTCTTGTTCTTGAAGACCGTGGCCAGGATCCGGTCCTTGTCCTTGTCGTCCCGGGCATAGGCCACCGTGCTGCCGTGGGAGAGCCGGTAGAGCGGCGGCTGCGCCAGGTAGAGATGGCCGGTCTCCACCAGCCGGCCCATCTCGCGGTAGAAGAAGGTCATCAGCAGGGCCGCGATGTGCGCGCCGTCGACATCGGCGTCGGTCATGATCACGACCTTGTCGTAGCGCAGTTCGTCGCTGCGGAAATGCTTGCCCGAGCCGCAGCCGAGCGCCGTCACCAGGTCGACCAGCTCCTTGTTCTGGGCGAGCTTGTCGGCGGTGGCCGAGGCGACGTTCAGGATCTTGCCGCGCAGCGGCAGGATCGCCTGGGTTTCGCGGTTGCGGGCCTGCTTAGCTGAACCGCCGGCGCTGTCGCCCTCGACCAGGAAGATCTCGGTGCCGTCGCGCCCTTCCCGGGAGCAGTCGGCCAGCTTGCCCGGCAGGCGCAGCCGGCGGGTCTCGCTCTTGCGCTGGACGTCCTTCTGCTTCTTGCGGGCCAGCCGCTCGTCGGCCCGGTCGCAGACATGGTCGAGCAGCCGGCTGGCGGCGGCCGGATGCGAGGCGAGCCAGGTCTCGAACCGGTCCTTCAGCCGCGATTCGATCGGGCGGGTGATCTGCGCGGAGACCAGCCGCTCCTTGGTCTGACCCTGGAACTGCGGCTGGGGGATGAAGGCGGACAGCATCAGCACCGCACCGCCCTGCACATCCTCGGCGACCAGGTTGCCGGCGCGCTTGCCGCTGCCCACCCGGTCGGCATGGGCTTTCAGGCCCTTGAGCAGCGCGCCGCGCAGGCCCTGCTCATGGGTCCCGCCGAGCGGGGTCGGGATCGTGTTGCAGTAGAAGCCCTCATAGCCTTCCTCGTCGATCGGCCAGGCCACCGCCCACTCGATCCGCCCGGCCGCCTCGGGCAGCTCGGCCTCGCCGGTGAACGCGTCCTCGACCACCCGTTCCCGGTTCTCCAGCTGCGCCGCCAGGAAGTCGGCCAGGCCGTTGGGGAAGTGGAAGGTCTCGGTGGCCGGGGTCCTCGCGCCGTTGATCAGTTCCGGCGCGCAGGACCAGCGGATCTCCACGCCCTTGAACAGATAGGCCTTGCTGCGCGCCATCTTGTGCAGGGCGGCCGGCGAGAATGCCGCGTCGTCGCCGAAGATCTCGGTGTCCGGGACGAAGGTCAGGGTGGTGCCGCGCCGGTTCGGGGCGTTGCCGATGTTCTCGATCGCACCCTGCGGCACGCCGCGCGAGTAGACCTGCCGGAACAGCTTGCGGTCGCGGGCGACCTCGACGACCAGCTCCGAGGACAGCGCGTTCACCACCGACACGCCGACGCCGTGCAGGCCGCCGGAGGTCTGGTAGGCCTTGTTGGAGAACTTGCCGCCCGAGTGCAGCGTGGTGAGGATCACCTCCAGCGCCGACTTGTCCGGGAATTTCGGATGCGGGTCGATCGGGATGCCGCGGCCGTTGTCGCGGATCGTCACTCTCGTGGCCGAGTCCAGGCTGATCTCGATGCGGTCGGCATGGCCCGCGACCGCCTCGTCCATCGCGTTGTCCAGCACCTCGGCGACCAGGTGGTGCAGGGCCCGCTCGTCGGTGCCGCCGATATACATGCCCGGGCGGCGCCGGACCGGCTCCAGCCCCTCCAGCACCTCGATGTCGTGCGCGGTGTACTCGCCGCGCGTCTCGCCGCTCTTCTGCTCGAACAGGTCGCTCATGCTCGCTTCCGGCCGGCCCGATCGGGCCGGCCCATCAGGGTAGGTCGTTGCCGCCGCTCAAACTGCGCAGCGCAAGAAGCGTACCGGAAGCGTTCGCGTCAAGCCGAGCCCGCTCAGTTCGACCAGTACAGCCTGAGTTCGGCGGGATGCGGGATCGCCGCGATCTCGTCGGACTGGATCCGCTTGAGCGTCAGGTAGGTGTCGACCATGCGCGGGGAGAACACCTCGTCGCCGGTGAGGACCTCGCGGTGGCGGTCGAGCTCGTCCAGCGCCTCGTCCAGGGTCCGGGGCAGGTGGCGCAGCGCATGTTCCTCGGGCGGCAGGTCGTACAGATTGCGGTCGAGCGGGTCGTCCGGCTCCAGCTTGCGGTCGATCCCGTCCAGCCCGGCCATCAGCGTCGCCCCGATCGCCAGGTA
Proteins encoded in this region:
- a CDS encoding alpha/beta fold hydrolase; protein product: MATIVLIPGLLCSPRLWQAQVEALSGEHEVRVFDHRRDADYAAMADRLLAENPGRFALVGLSMGGYLAQEVAVRAPERLERLALTCTRAEPDSAEGRARRMELVEAAEAGRFTEIAAELGQGWVAQENRTSALLAVLAEMAAWVGPEAFRRQQTAIASRRDMRPHLAGVGCPTLVLCGRSDTLTPPSGHLAMAESIPGADLVILGSCGHLAPLERPAAVTDALRSWLAR
- the parE gene encoding DNA topoisomerase IV subunit B produces the protein MSDLFEQKSGETRGEYTAHDIEVLEGLEPVRRRPGMYIGGTDERALHHLVAEVLDNAMDEAVAGHADRIEISLDSATRVTIRDNGRGIPIDPHPKFPDKSALEVILTTLHSGGKFSNKAYQTSGGLHGVGVSVVNALSSELVVEVARDRKLFRQVYSRGVPQGAIENIGNAPNRRGTTLTFVPDTEIFGDDAAFSPAALHKMARSKAYLFKGVEIRWSCAPELINGARTPATETFHFPNGLADFLAAQLENRERVVEDAFTGEAELPEAAGRIEWAVAWPIDEEGYEGFYCNTIPTPLGGTHEQGLRGALLKGLKAHADRVGSGKRAGNLVAEDVQGGAVLMLSAFIPQPQFQGQTKERLVSAQITRPIESRLKDRFETWLASHPAAASRLLDHVCDRADERLARKKQKDVQRKSETRRLRLPGKLADCSREGRDGTEIFLVEGDSAGGSAKQARNRETQAILPLRGKILNVASATADKLAQNKELVDLVTALGCGSGKHFRSDELRYDKVVIMTDADVDGAHIAALLMTFFYREMGRLVETGHLYLAQPPLYRLSHGSTVAYARDDKDKDRILATVFKNKKNVDIGRFKGLGEMNPSQLKETTMDPSRRRMLQVRLEDLEGKTTGQLVEELMGRKPELRLAFIQANAASVAELDV
- a CDS encoding type II toxin-antitoxin system HipA family toxin is translated as MGRRRRSQRLGVWMNGRRVGLLRREPDGAIAFVYNPGWLELPDAIPVSLSMPLREERFHGAPVRAVLENLLPDDERIRRRVAERMGAEGADAYSLLAAIGHDCVGALQFLEEGVEPGPAGGIEARPLDEAGIARLLDDLSAAPLGLDRDLDFRISIAGAQEKTALTFLDGRWCKPAGATATTHILKPAIGRLSNGIDLSHSIENEFLCLRLTEALGLPSARVSMQAFAGTRALVVERFDRRWTRDGRLLRLPQEDCCQALSVPPTRKYQADGGPGMAEVLDLLKGSDQPGADRAVFLRATLVFWLLAATDGHAKNFSLALRAGGRFTLSPLYDVLSAQPSLDAGQIQRRQMRLAMSVGDRRHYAVDEIVPRHFEQAAARAGLSRSVVHAIFDDLAGSAGPALERVVRELPPDFPPEVLDPIAAGMRRRLLFLGRG
- a CDS encoding helix-turn-helix domain-containing protein is translated as MDRIARRPDQLGAILRAQRRRLKLTQSALAAASGLRQATVSSVEAGEPGTRLDTILDLLAALDLELAVRPRSQASDIEDMF